The Ferrimicrobium sp. DNA segment GACGATGATGATCACCAGCAGTATGACCGATCCGGTGATCCCTACCACCAGCGGCCATAGCAGACGGGATTCAGGTTCAGGCTCGGGTTCGGGAATTGGCTCGGGTTCAGGCTCGGGTTCGGGAATTGGCTCGGGTTCTGGGATCGGGGTTGGCGGGCGCAGGTCCGCCCCACAGCGGATACAGATCATCCTTGAAAGCTTGTTCGGCTCCTGACAACGTGGACAACGAATATTGACAACTGCCTGCCGGCCACTCGTCCCTGGCAGTCTTCGCAGTCCAAAGGACTGACTCAAGTCCGTTCCCTCGGAGGATCGCGCTGCTTGGGTCCAAAACAGGGGATAATCGCAGTTACGACAGAAGGCCTCCGCGTCACGATTCACCTCCTCGAAGTAGCTCTCCGTACCACAACTCGGACAGGTCACTGCCACCCTCATCGATCCTCACCCCACGCCACCTGCATACCAATCTCCGCTAGAGTGCTCTCCCTGACCGGGACAGCTCGCAAACTTGCCAACCTCTTGCCAGTGACGGTCACGTGAAGATCTACAGGTCGCTCCCTCATCCACGATCTCCCGTTCTGATCAATGCTCACTCGATCTATGCTCACTCGATCAATGCTCATTTCTGTCTCCACCGATACCCATCCCGTTGGCACTTCACTGCTCGACTCCAACAACTGCTCAATTGATCGACACCGTCCCACCGACAACTGAGACACTCGACGAACCCTGGATCGCAACCGAGGATCCTTTGAGTGTCGCTGCGGCGTCCGATTGGACTGAGAGCGCTCCAGTTGCGGCGACCGTCACGGTGGCACCTTTTAGCTGTAGCTGACCGTCTGCCTCGATAGAGATGGAGGATCCCTTCACCGTGATCGCTCCACTCCCTGCGATGGCGATGCTTGAACTTCCTGCCACCACATCCACCGGGGTCCCGCTTGGTACTTGGAGGGCGAGCTTATCCTTGCCGAGATGAATCAGGTTATTACCCCCTGCAAGCACGAGCTCAATCGCCTGGTTCGCGGAGGTAGTGCCATCGAGAAACTTGAAATAGTGTCCCAGCCGTGACTGGATCTGTCGGGCCTGCACCTTACCGTCACTCACATCCGGGGTGGGAATCACCGACTTCGACCCGTAAAGCCCGCCAATCACGACCGGTAAACGGGTATCTCCACCCTCAAAGCCAACGAGCACCTCGTCGTTGACCTCGGGAACAAAGACTGAACCACGGTTGTCACCACCACCGATGCCTGCCAGGCGAGCCCAGTCACTTTCATCGTTGGAACTCAAGCCAGGGAAACGCACCTTTACCCTCCCTTGCTTGTTGGGATCGTTGATATTGGTCACCAGACCAACGATGAGACCAGGATGCGAAACAATCGATCCATGACGATCACCACCACCCTTGCCCGGACCGAGCACACTTCCTCTTCTGCGATCACCGCAGCGAAAGCGCATTAATGAACCTCGATGTGGGCGATAGCTGAACTCGAGAGCGGTCACTGGATAGTCGCCGCTGAGCGGTCCAGCATTGGCGACATCTACGACGTCCGCGAGTTGTAACGCGACGCTGCCATCAGCAACCCCCCAAGCCTCAACCGAGGAGGCGAGTTGGCGATCGAGGAGTGATTGACTCAACATCTTCGCCTCCGACTGGGTGCGTGCACCAATCGAGGAGGTTACCACTGTCGCCTTTCCAAAGGCTTCACTCGTTTTGGTTGCTATCTCCGACAACTTCGAGGAGGCTAACACCGCCTTGGTTGCCTCCGACGATTCACCCGTCACCGTCTGCTGTTGTTCACGATTCCAACCGTCTACCACAAAACTGTCCGCGTGGTAGCCCGTCGCGCGTGCTGAGAAGGAACGGAGGGTGCTCCCGAGTGATAACCGAACACTTTTGCCCTTGCCAGGCGTCGCGAAGTGGAGTGTCTTGCCCTCGACCCACCAATCACACCCGGTACGACTGGCGAGTTCATCGATGAGACCAAGGTTGGTGTCAACTTGCAGGAGGTAATCGATCTGTTCGGAGGCACCCGATACGTCAGGGGTCAAGTTTGCTATCTGCGCCAGATTTGCAACCACCTGCTCAACGGTGGAGTTGAGATAGGTACTAACTGCTGTCATTCGA contains these protein-coding regions:
- a CDS encoding zinc ribbon domain-containing protein, giving the protein MRVAVTCPSCGTESYFEEVNRDAEAFCRNCDYPLFWTQAARSSEGTDLSQSFGLRRLPGTSGRQAVVNIRCPRCQEPNKLSRMICIRCGADLRPPTPIPEPEPIPEPEPEPEPIPEPEPEPESRLLWPLVVGITGSVILLVIIIVLLAH
- a CDS encoding phage baseplate assembly protein V, which gives rise to MAVDLSPTISLDGAELTASWQAALIEVRCDLQLAQPGRVALRLLDPGYSLLDAGSVALGTDLTVTIPGASSPLIEAEVTEVGCEQREGEQPELIVVAHDLSHRLARMTAVSTYLNSTVEQVVANLAQIANLTPDVSGASEQIDYLLQVDTNLGLIDELASRTGCDWWVEGKTLHFATPGKGKSVRLSLGSTLRSFSARATGYHADSFVVDGWNREQQQTVTGESSEATKAVLASSKLSEIATKTSEAFGKATVVTSSIGARTQSEAKMLSQSLLDRQLASSVEAWGVADGSVALQLADVVDVANAGPLSGDYPVTALEFSYRPHRGSLMRFRCGDRRRGSVLGPGKGGGDRHGSIVSHPGLIVGLVTNINDPNKQGRVKVRFPGLSSNDESDWARLAGIGGGDNRGSVFVPEVNDEVLVGFEGGDTRLPVVIGGLYGSKSVIPTPDVSDGKVQARQIQSRLGHYFKFLDGTTSANQAIELVLAGGNNLIHLGKDKLALQVPSGTPVDVVAGSSSIAIAGSGAITVKGSSISIEADGQLQLKGATVTVAATGALSVQSDAAATLKGSSVAIQGSSSVSVVGGTVSIN